One Polynucleobacter sp. MG-5-Ahmo-C2 genomic window carries:
- a CDS encoding amino acid permease encodes MQTEHTGLKRHLKVRHIRLMALGSTIGVGLFLGSASAIKIAGPSILLGYLLAGIVAFIVLRTLGEMAVHEPVAGSFAAYANNYVGPLAGYMVGWGYWTYWIVVGIAEVTAVGIYMGIWFPETPQWIWALSSIVMMGLINLIAVKVFGEFEFWFALIKVVAIVAMIALGGSVILFGFTNDWQPIGLSNLWQHGGFFPNGISGMLLSLQMVLFAYVGIEMIGLSAGEAENPRKTIPMAIDSLAWRILIFYMGAILVILAIFPWNEVGQQGSPFVVMFERIGLREAAGLINFVVITAALSSCNAGIFSGGRLLYSLSSNGYAPAPFAKLSRYGVPHRAVMATVAVCMTGVILNYFVPDKAFQYIMAAVTFVGLMVWIAILFTQLKFRRSLTKSQVSELAYRTPWYPYSSWFALAFIFLVVVLMGFHEDARIALILGPCLLAVYLAMFYIVGLHHKTKSNREFK; translated from the coding sequence TTGCAGACTGAACACACTGGCTTAAAACGCCATCTCAAAGTAAGACACATTCGCTTGATGGCGTTAGGCTCAACGATTGGCGTTGGATTATTTCTAGGCTCAGCAAGTGCAATCAAAATTGCTGGGCCATCGATTCTCCTGGGCTACCTATTGGCGGGGATCGTGGCTTTCATCGTGCTGCGCACCCTCGGTGAAATGGCAGTGCATGAACCGGTTGCCGGATCTTTTGCAGCTTATGCCAATAATTATGTGGGGCCATTAGCTGGCTATATGGTTGGCTGGGGGTATTGGACCTATTGGATCGTGGTTGGCATTGCTGAGGTCACAGCAGTTGGCATTTATATGGGTATTTGGTTCCCCGAAACGCCACAGTGGATCTGGGCACTGTCATCGATTGTAATGATGGGTTTAATCAATCTCATTGCCGTCAAAGTGTTTGGTGAGTTTGAGTTCTGGTTTGCCTTAATCAAGGTGGTGGCGATTGTTGCCATGATTGCGCTGGGTGGTTCTGTCATCTTATTTGGGTTTACCAATGATTGGCAGCCAATTGGCTTGAGTAATTTGTGGCAGCATGGCGGCTTCTTTCCCAATGGCATCAGCGGTATGTTGCTCTCCTTACAGATGGTCTTATTTGCCTACGTTGGCATTGAGATGATTGGTTTATCTGCAGGCGAAGCTGAGAACCCACGCAAAACAATCCCCATGGCAATTGATTCATTGGCGTGGCGCATCTTGATTTTTTACATGGGTGCAATCTTAGTCATTCTGGCAATCTTCCCTTGGAATGAGGTAGGACAACAGGGCAGTCCTTTTGTGGTGATGTTTGAGCGCATTGGTTTGCGTGAGGCAGCTGGCTTGATTAACTTTGTTGTCATCACGGCAGCGCTTTCATCCTGCAATGCTGGCATCTTTAGTGGCGGCCGACTTCTGTACTCTTTATCGAGCAATGGTTATGCGCCAGCACCTTTTGCAAAGTTATCCAGGTATGGTGTTCCTCATCGTGCGGTAATGGCTACTGTCGCTGTTTGTATGACTGGCGTTATTTTGAATTACTTTGTTCCTGACAAGGCTTTTCAATACATCATGGCTGCGGTGACCTTTGTTGGCTTGATGGTCTGGATTGCAATCTTGTTTACGCAACTCAAATTCCGCCGCTCATTAACTAAATCCCAGGTTTCTGAACTTGCGTATCGCACTCCTTGGTACCCATATTCCTCATGGTTTGCTCTGGCATTCATTTTTCTTGTCGTTGTGCTGATGGGTTTCCATGAGGATGCACGGATTGCATTGATATTAGGCCCGTGCCTATTGGCGGTGTATCTGGCGATGTTCTACATCGTTGGTTTGCACCATAAAACAAAAAGTAATCGTGAATTCAAATAA